A region from the Medicago truncatula cultivar Jemalong A17 chromosome 6, MtrunA17r5.0-ANR, whole genome shotgun sequence genome encodes:
- the LOC25495283 gene encoding AP2-like ethylene-responsive transcription factor At1g79700: protein MEMMMKEENERRKLISMADDDFQVISKRRRREPPSAALTLEDKQSQKQQICQNSTTSTTKRSSRFRGVSRHRWTGRYEAHLWDKLSWNMTQKKKGKQVYLGAYDDEESAARAYDLAALKYWGTMTVTNFPVSDYEEQVEIMQTMTKEEYLATLRRKSSGFSRGASKYRGVARHHHNGRWEARIGRVFGNKYLYLGTYSTQEEAARAYDIAAIEYRGSHAITNFDLSTYMRWLKSSTENISETKVEKLEVPESQAAAFKSNYSPIEGSKTLALHNATYNSDYLNSAQKYEVFDNKTYQMSNTKSSSSPTALGLLFRSTIFRELVQKNSDMSGDETDWEDTKDKQPLTAAASDDELDGIFCDGIGDTSFLKPQWTP, encoded by the exons ATGGAAATGATGATGAAGGAAGAGAACGAGAGAAGGAAACTCATTTCCATGGCAGATGATGATTTTCAAGTAATTTCGAAGAGACGACGAAGAGAGCCTCCCTCGGCGGCACTTACTTTGGAGGATAAACAAAGTCAGAAGCAACAAATTTGTCAAAATTCTACTACTAGCACCACAAAGAGAAGTTCAAGATTTCGAGGTGTTAGCAG ACATCGATGGACGGGTCGATATGAAGCTCACTTATGGGATAAACTCTCTTGGAATATGACCCAAAAGAAGAAAGGGAAACAAG TTTATCTTG GGGCTTATGACGATGAAGAATCAGCAGCCAGAGCATATGATTTAGCTGCACTAAAGTACTGGGGAACAATGACCGTCACCAATTTTCCC GTCTCagattatgaggaacaggttgaGATAATGCAAACTATGACAAAAGAGGAGTACTTAGCAACCTTAAGGAG AAAGAGCAGTGGATTTTCAAGAGGTGCATCAAAGTATAGGGGTGTTGCAAG GCACCACCACAACGGTAGATGGGAAGCACGGATCGGAAGGGTTTTTGGAAACAAGTATCTCTACCTTGGCACCTACA GCACCCAAGAGGAAGCTGCTCGTGCTTATGACATAGCAGCCATTGAGTACAGAGGGAGTCATGCTATAACAAACTTCGACTTGAGTACTTACATGAGATGGTTAAAATCTTCAACAGAAAATATCTCAGAAACAAAAGTTGAAAAACTGGAAGTACCAGAGTCTCAGGCAGCGGCATTTAAATCTAACTATTCTCCAATAGAGGGGTCCAAAACCTTGGCCCTCCACAACGCTACTTATAATTCAGATTATCTGAATTCCGCTCAAAAGTATGAAGTCTTTGACAATAAAACATACCAAATGTCCAACACCAAgtcttcttcttctcccacTGCACTTGGGCTACTTTTCCGCTCTACAATATTTCGAGAGTTAGTTCAAAAGAATTCagacatgtctggagatgaaaCCGATTGGGAAGACACAAAGGATAAACAGCCACTGACAGCAGCAGCAAGTGATGATGAGTTGGATGGGATCTTCTGTGATGGAATTGGGGATACCTCTTTTCTGAAACCCCAATGGACACCTTAG
- the LOC25495280 gene encoding putative FBD-associated F-box protein At5g53635 codes for MKKRREKERLLSTSSTAEVCYDDLTLCQRSSGSQQALNNDGNSLVDRISDLPDELLQHILCFLPTKLSFTTTVLSKRWSKLCCSLPVLCFEDETTKDYDAFLRFCRIVDTILLSPRATNQPLKMFRLKCRFKDHNQKGPFNVTEWLEASKQRSIEEVHLTLYYHTLKPSIFIFQTLVVLKLERLNVGADTSCVDLPSLKTLTLEYVYFENWNDYINFLYACPILEDLHAQYINTFSYNVPEEGFKSLALPKLVRASISEVDAQFNVDGDQLVQEMQMPNFCS; via the exons ATGAAGAAAAGAAGGGAAAAAGAGAGGCTTCTTTCGACTTCTTCTACAGCTGAG GTCTGCTATGATGATCTGACTTTGTGTCAGAGGTCTTCTGGTTCACAGCAGGCACTTAATAATGATGGAAACAGTTTGGTCGATAGAATCAGTGATTTACCGGATGAGTTATTGCAACACATTCTTTGTTTTCTCCCAACAAAACTCTCTTTCACTACAACAGTTCTTTCGAAACGGTGGAGCAAACTATGTTGTTCACTACCTGTTCTTTGCTTTGAAGATGAAACCACCAAAGATTATGACGCCTTCCTTCGCTTCTGTCGCATTGTTGATACTATCCTGCTCTCTCCTCGTGCAACAAATCAACCCCTCAAAATGTTTCGCCTCAAGTGTCGTTTTAAAGACCACAATCAAAAGGGTCCATTTAATGTGACAGAATGGCTAGAAGCCTCAAAACAGCGTAGTATTGAGGAAGTTCATCTCACTCTATATTACCACACCTTGAAGCCGAGTATTTTCATCTTCCAAACCCTTGTTGTTCTCAAACTTGAAAGGTTAAATGTTGGAGCGGACACTTCTTGTGTTGATCTTCCATCACTAAAAACCCTAACTTTGGaatatgtttattttgaaaattggaatgattatataaattttctctATGCTTGTCCTATCCTAGAAGATTTGCATGCTCAGTATATCAATACATTTAGTTACAACGTACCAGAAGAAGGGTTTAAATCCTTGGCCTTGCCTAAATTGGTTAGAGCCAGTATTAGTGAAGTGGATGCTCAGTTTAATG TGGATGGAGACCAGCTCGTCCAGGAAATGCAAATGCCCAATTTCTGTTCATGA
- the LOC25495282 gene encoding uncharacterized protein produces MPSTTTLILITLVVLITTTSTTTATPIIGLDSHLTTQSHTDPSATTDTFTTLPSQIKTSLSSLPLSLSLSLPSLPISLTIHLIGTFPVNTPSLLSSFLSQSPSSFSLISPSLSLSHTLSLPHTLHVTTLSQPTLTQTLTQTLTNLHVTTPTSLRTSLLSFPYSSIDKIIQNHFNTLSPEPNGFHLYLINLPEPKIDPITKTVKPYAYSYTSTSSDNSSPGFTNCLGTFWNSENRYFWIDLSAGPVDYGPAISGDGLIPRGEFHPFATLNGRPKGDRSISADLASIVMSSYQTFLAPSLRIPVGFDEKLVVQFVHVYGGDEKEKDLDWKLIEKRFRDGNVLFRDQKLEFRVYEVKYDECSICSFAVSKSINSYTSRFLFDNYTLIVSEYLDSKRLHQILSDNGDEMRKIAGIPEEEDFGRVVPVYVFDLDYTSLLMLDRYHQSVAFKDMVIAVRTRNTQTVSDYSCNGRHVFVHTRELERPIVGSVLQSMWGVSPTHLNWSPLHNSTLVDYTWSMGQTPFGPFSQISSLSFVQKDAAKRNVLLTSLNYSVSSAHDVLQSLETHGGDRNLLKPKQHAEFVQRWNLFKYKLNKAVSALSHLDYEMALFYLRSSDHDLYAIHSIVYHASQEIEASLTCFKDPPFPWFSVSTSAVAFIAISYVYAKRDKLFRNKRKQF; encoded by the coding sequence ATGCCGTCAACCACCACCTTAATCCTCATAACACTGGTGGTGCTGATCACCACCACCTCCACAACCACCGCAACACCAATAATCGGCCTCGACTCCCACCTAACAACCCAATCCCACACCGATCCCTCCGCCACAACCGACACCTTCACCACTCTCCCCTCCCAAATCAAAacctctctctcctctctcccactttctctctccctctctctcccaTCTCTCCCAATCTCCCTCACAATCCACCTCATCGGAACCTTCCCCGTCAACACTCCCTCTCTCCTCTCCTCCTTCCTCTCTCAATCTCCCTCCTCCTTCTCCCtcatctctccctctctctccctctcccacactctctctctcccccaCACCCTCCACGTCACCACTCTCTCTCAACCAACCCTAACTCAAACCCTCACCCAAACCCTAACTAACCTCCACGTCACCACCCCTACCTCCCTCCGAACCTCACTCCTCTCCTTCCCCTACTCCTCCATCGACAAAATCATACAAAACCACTTCAACACTCTCTCTCCCGAACCTAACGGTTTTCATCTTTACCTTATTAACCTCCCCGAACCTAAAATCGATCCTATCACAAAAACTGTTAAACCTTATGCTTACTCATACACCTCCACTTCATCTGATAATTCCTCACCAGGCTTCACAAACTGTCTTGGAACTTTCTGGAATTCAGAAAATCGTTATTTCTGGATTGATTTGTCCGCCGGACCGGTCGATTACGGTCCGGCGATATCCGGTGATGGATTAATTCCGCGAGGGGAGTTTCATCCCTTCGCGACATTGAACGGTCGGCCGAAGGGAGATCGTTCAATCTCGGCTGATCTCGCGTCGATTGTGATGAGTTCTTATCAGACATTTTTAGCTCCTAGTTTGAGGATTCCTGTAGGTTTTGATGAGAAGCTTGTGGTGCAATTTGTTCATGTTTATGGTGGGGATGAAAAGGAGAAGGATTTGGATTGGAAACTGATTGAGAAAAGGTTTAGGGATGGTAATGTTTTGTTTAGGGATCAGAAATTGGAATTTAGGGTTTATGAGGTGAAGTATGATGAGTGTTCTATTTGTTCGTTTGCGGTTTCTAAGTCGATTAATTCGTATACGTCGAggtttttgtttgataattataCTTTGATTGTGAGTGAGTATTTGGATTCTAAGAGGTTGCATCAGATTTTGTCTGATAATGGGGATGAGATGAGGAAGATTGCGGGGATACCTGAAGAGGAGGATTTCGGTAGAGTTGTACCCGTTTATGTTTTTGATTTGGATTATACGTCGTTGTTGATGTTGGATCGGTATCATCAGAGTGTTGCTTTTAAGGATATGGTGATTGCGGTTAGGACAAGGAATACGCAGACGGTGAGTGATTATAGTTGTAATGGACGGCATGTTTTTGTGCATACAAGGGAGCTTGAGAGGCCGATTGTTGGATCGGTTTTGCAGAGTATGTGGGGGGTTTCGCCGACGCATTTGAATTGGAGTCCTTTGCATAATAGTACTTTGGTTGATTATACTTGGAGTATGGGGCAGACTCCGTTTGGCCCGTTCTCGCAGATTTCGTCGTTGTCTTTTGTACAGAAGGATGCTGCTAAGAGGAATGTTCTGTTGACGTCGTTGAATTATAGTGTTTCGAGTGCTCATGATGTTTTGCAGTCTCTGGAGACGCACGGTGGGGATAGGAATCTGCTCAAGCCGAAGCAACACGCTGAGTTTGTTCAGAGATGGAACCTTTTCAAGTACAAGCTGAACAAGGCGGTGTCTGCATTGtctcatttggattatgagatGGCTTTGTTTTACTTGAGGTCTTCTGATCACGATCTGTATGCCATTCACTCCATTGTGTATCATGCATCGCAAGAAATTGAAGCGTCACTCACATGCTTTAAGGATCCTCCCTTTCCATGGTTTTCAGTCTCAACTTCTGCCGTGGCTTTCATTGCTATTTCTTATGTTTATGCAAAGCGAGATAAACTTTTCAGGAATAAAAGGAAGCAATTTTGA